The DNA window AATCTATTAAATCACTTAACCTGGTAGTAGAGAAAGTTGTCATCTATCACCTTTTctatttatctatttatttttatttttttcgtatttatagaaaaaacaatattaacTGCTTATATAGAAAATAGTTGGTAAAAAGacatacaaaaatatataaatattggAAGAGaactttgttaaaaaaaaaaaaaaaaaaagaaaaaaggaaaaaaaaaattgttgtattttttttaattcttctcAATACACGTGACCACATCTGTTTTACCCGAccataaacttttttttatttttatatttatttatttttttatttttttatatttaagtACAATTTTTAACTTAGTTTCGaaactcaaaaaaaaaaaaaaaaaaaaggacaaaaggaaaaaaaaaaattattagaataaCAGTAAAAACGACGAATATTCAGTACAAAGACAAACGGTTAATATAactttaaaactttttatacAAATTCTTCAGTAACATTAACCGTCAAagttaaaagaataatatttacaacATCAGCCACACTCAAAATGTCGGATcacaataatattgataagATTAATCAAccatcaacaaaaaatacaatagcagaaaataaatatattgctCCAGATACTAATACCGTTAAAGAGGTCAAAAAAGAGACAGGAAAGGAAACTAAAAATGATGATacgaaaataaaaagaaatcaagataaaacaaaaaagaaaaagaggagaAGAAACTATGATGAATTGGATTCGGaaatagaaaaacaaagcgctaataataaaaaaagcaaaaaaacaGGGGATCAAGAACAGGCAGGTATTGATTCTAATTCTAATAAtcatgatgatgatgaggatgaagaaatagatgatgaaaaattagataTGCTGCCTACCATGGAAGGCGAAGCAGATGATGATTTAGAAGAAATAGAtgtcaataatattatcgaTATCGGTAGATCTacaagaggaagaagaactAGGGGTAAAATCATTGATTATGAAAAAACAGCCAGgttattagaaaaagaagagaatgGCAacaaaagagaaaaagaagaggatgatggagatgaagatgaagatgcaGATTTTAAACCAGAATGAGTTTAGAATagatatattaaataaaaaaaaaaaaaaaaagaaaaagacagtggatatatatatttatattatattatataataattgtatttctattttatatattaatatatatatattaataataataacaacaaaaataaacataacGATAACCTTTTTATGATTATaatcattaaaataattcacgtgtaataaaataaataaaaacagaaaaaaaaaaaaaaaattgagaaacaaagataaatttaatagaaTAAGGAATAGAATAAACCATAAACttaataccaaaaaaaaaaaaaggaaaacaaaaaaaagaaaaacaaatacaaaCTAAATATGACTTTGTGTATTAATACTAGCACCACTATTTATCATCATAAGAACAATATCCGCTCTTAACAACAGTTACCGccactactactattactaGATTTAACATCTTTACCTGGTGCTGGTGTTAGTGAAATTGTAGGCCCTTTTGGATTCGCCgtactattattaccattatttatatttcctGCATCAGGGTTATAACCAACAGACAGATCTGCTTGATGCTTGCTGACAATTTGGTAAATAGCAGTAATTAATTCTTCGAAAGCTTTATCGACATTAGTGTTATCTAAAGCACTAGTCTCAGTAAATAACAATTGGTTTTCTCTAGCAAAATTACGGGCTTCTTCCGTTGGGATGGCCCTTAAATGACCCAAATCTGACTTATTCCCAATCAAACCAATAACAATGTTCTCATCCGCATTTTCCTTTAATTCCCTCAACCAGTCAC is part of the Saccharomycodes ludwigii strain NBRC 1722 chromosome III, whole genome shotgun sequence genome and encodes:
- the CHZ1 gene encoding Chz1p (similar to Saccharomyces cerevisiae YER030W | CHZ1 | Chaperone for Htz1/H2A-H2B dimer), which encodes MSDHNNIDKINQPSTKNTIAENKYIAPDTNTVKEVKKETGKETKNDDTKIKRNQDKTKKKKRRRNYDELDSEIEKQSANNKKSKKTGDQEQAGIDSNSNNHDDDEDEEIDDEKLDMLPTMEGEADDDLEEIDVNNIIDIGRSTRGRRTRGKIIDYEKTARLLEKEENGNKREKEEDDGDEDEDADFKPE
- a CDS encoding Rab family GTPase (similar to Saccharomyces cerevisiae YER031C | YPT31 | Yeast Protein Two (paralog of YGL210W | YPT32)) → MEKEDFGFEYDLLFKLVLIGDSGVGKSNLLSRFTSNEFDMNSKSTIGVEFANRTIEVDGKKIKAQIWDTAGQERYRAITSAYYRGALGALVVYDITKSSSYENCRDWLRELKENADENIVIGLIGNKSDLGHLRAIPTEEARNFARENQLLFTETSALDNTNVDKAFEELITAIYQIVSKHQADLSVGYNPDAGNINNGNNSTANPKGPTISLTPAPGKDVKSSNSSSGGNCC